One Acidobacteriota bacterium DNA window includes the following coding sequences:
- the kbl gene encoding glycine C-acetyltransferase, translating into MYGAVKTELQQELQQIKDSGLFKSERIIASPQGAEITLADGRKVLNFCANNYLGLSGAPWLIEAAHKTLDARGYGMSSVRFICGTLDIHRELERKLAAFLQKDDAILYAACFDANGGVFEPILGEQDAIVTDQLNHASIIDGIRLCKAKRFIYKHADMNDLEAKLKEASGARRRMIATDGVFSMDGDIAPLREICELADRYEALVMVDDSHATGFVGATGRGSAEHCGVMDRVEIVTGTLGKALGGASGGFIAAHQEIVDILRQRSRPYLFSNTLAPVVAGASIAVLDRLSETTELRDRLERNTKHFRRRMTEAGFDIKPGEHPIVPIMLYDAVLAQKMSAALLDCGIYVIGFFYPVVPKGQARIRVQVSAAHTIEQLDRAVEAFTEVGRELSVIS; encoded by the coding sequence ATGTACGGAGCGGTGAAGACCGAGCTGCAGCAGGAGCTTCAGCAGATCAAGGACTCGGGGCTGTTCAAGAGCGAGCGGATCATCGCCAGCCCTCAGGGCGCGGAGATCACCCTGGCCGACGGGCGGAAGGTGCTCAACTTCTGCGCGAACAATTACCTCGGGCTTTCGGGGGCGCCCTGGTTGATCGAGGCCGCCCACAAGACTCTCGATGCGCGCGGCTACGGGATGTCCTCGGTGCGCTTCATCTGCGGGACTCTCGACATCCACCGGGAGTTGGAGCGGAAGCTCGCCGCCTTCCTCCAGAAGGACGACGCGATCCTGTACGCGGCCTGCTTCGACGCGAACGGCGGGGTCTTCGAGCCGATTCTCGGCGAGCAGGATGCGATCGTCACCGACCAGTTGAATCATGCCTCGATCATCGACGGCATCCGCCTGTGCAAGGCGAAGCGCTTCATCTACAAGCATGCCGACATGAACGATCTCGAGGCGAAGCTGAAAGAGGCTTCGGGCGCGCGGCGCCGGATGATCGCCACCGACGGCGTGTTTTCGATGGACGGCGATATCGCCCCGCTGCGCGAGATCTGCGAGCTCGCCGACCGCTACGAGGCGCTGGTGATGGTCGACGACAGCCACGCCACCGGATTCGTGGGAGCGACGGGCCGAGGGTCGGCGGAGCACTGCGGCGTGATGGATCGCGTGGAGATCGTCACCGGAACCCTCGGCAAGGCGCTCGGAGGCGCCTCTGGAGGGTTCATCGCCGCGCACCAGGAGATCGTCGACATCCTGCGCCAGCGGTCGCGGCCGTACCTGTTCTCGAACACGCTCGCGCCCGTCGTGGCGGGGGCCTCCATCGCCGTGCTCGACCGCCTGAGCGAAACCACCGAGCTGCGGGACCGGCTGGAACGCAACACGAAGCACTTCCGGCGCCGCATGACGGAGGCCGGGTTCGACATCAAACCGGGCGAGCACCCGATCGTCCCGATCATGCTGTACGACGCGGTTCTCGCGCAGAAGATGTCGGCCGCGCTGCTCGACTGCGGCATCTACGTGATCGGTTTCTTCTACCCGGTGGTGCCGAAGGGGCAGGCGCGGATCCGGGTGCAGGTCTCCGCGGCGCACACGATCGAACAGCTCGACCGGGCGGTGGAAGCGTTCACGGAGGTGGGGCGGGAGCTTTCCGTCATCTCGTGA
- a CDS encoding CAP domain-containing protein, with product MILRRRAAARGRTVASVRCIAAVGIGWLALLVPSGAANPLEALAGRLAQRLAAERAAGGGPPLIRSAELDRLAARRAGEIAARAPGRRLGGREPVSSWLARAGPVRFRRALEFVHLQRHERDPVGAVLARRPDTSPFWQTVRSGRRPGRVGAGVARTADGWLVFVALLTEAPRSAGELRALERAVAREANTVRSARGLEPLQPDAALGEAARRHAEAMAAAGRVTHRLPGGPALAERVRRVGVRFRRLAENLAAVGDSDDAPARVLAGWLRSPGHRRNLLDRRFTRTGVGVAAGEDGSLYVTQLFVQPEPADPSR from the coding sequence ATGATACTACGACGCCGCGCGGCGGCACGGGGGCGAACGGTGGCCAGCGTCCGATGCATCGCGGCGGTGGGGATCGGTTGGCTGGCCCTCCTCGTGCCTTCCGGCGCCGCAAACCCGCTCGAAGCGCTCGCCGGCCGCCTCGCCCAACGGCTCGCCGCCGAACGCGCCGCCGGCGGCGGGCCCCCGCTGATCCGGTCGGCGGAGCTCGATCGCCTCGCCGCTCGGCGCGCCGGGGAGATCGCCGCGAGGGCGCCCGGCCGCCGGCTCGGCGGGAGAGAGCCGGTCTCGTCGTGGCTGGCCCGCGCCGGGCCGGTGCGGTTCCGCCGTGCGCTCGAGTTCGTGCACCTGCAGCGCCACGAGCGCGACCCGGTGGGCGCCGTGCTCGCGCGCCGGCCGGATACCTCTCCGTTCTGGCAAACGGTCCGTTCGGGCCGGCGCCCGGGCCGCGTCGGGGCGGGGGTGGCGCGAACCGCGGACGGGTGGCTCGTGTTCGTGGCGCTCCTCACCGAGGCCCCACGGAGCGCCGGGGAGCTGCGCGCGCTCGAGCGCGCCGTGGCCCGGGAAGCGAACACCGTCCGCTCCGCCCGCGGCCTGGAACCGCTGCAGCCCGATGCCGCGCTGGGGGAGGCCGCACGGCGGCACGCGGAGGCGATGGCGGCCGCCGGCCGGGTGACCCACCGCCTCCCGGGAGGTCCGGCGCTCGCGGAGCGCGTCCGCCGGGTCGGGGTGAGGTTCCGCCGGCTGGCCGAGAACCTGGCGGCGGTCGGCGACTCGGACGATGCTCCGGCGCGGGTGCTGGCCGGCTGGCTCCGAAGCCCCGGCCACCGCCGGAACCTTCTCGATCGCCGCTTCACCCGAACGGGCGTGGGTGTCGCCGCGGGGGAGGACGGCTCGCTCTACGTGACCCAGCTCTTCGTTCAGCCCGAACCGGCCGATCCGTCCCGATAG